The DNA region CGTGGCGTCCTGCGCCCCGTGCAACCACCGCAAGGCCGACAAGCTGCTGAGCGAATTGGGCTGGGCGCTGCACCATCCGATGGTCGCGCCCAAGGGACCGCACTGGCGGCTGCTCTCGGCCAGCTCCGAGCTGGACCCGACCTGGCTGCAGTACCTGGGCGAGGGCGCGGCCTGAGGGTCACTCGCCGGTAGGCAGCCCGGCCTCGGCGGCCAGCACGCCGAGCGCACGCTGTAGCGCCGTGCGCTGCTCGGCGGTCATTCCGGCGGTGAGTTCGTCGTCGAGTTCCCGCGCCGCCTGCTCACACGCCGCGAGCAGCGTGTGGCCGTGCGCGGTGAGCCGCAGCACCTGCCTGCGCCGATCGCCGGGGTCCCGCACGCGTTCGATCGCACCCAGCCGTTCCAGGTGATCGGCCAGCGCCACCACCAGACTGGGCGCGACACCCAGCCGGCCCGCCAATTCCTGCTGTGAGGCGGCCTCGCCGTGGCTGAGCGCGGTCATCAGACCCGCGTGCTTGGGTTTGAGGTCGAGTTCCTCGATCCGCGCGGCGAACCGATCGGCGACCACCGCACCCACGGTGCCGAGCCGGAACGCGACGGTCCGCGGGAGCCCGGTCGGCTTCTTGACATCGTTCACGGGTCAGATGATACTTCTGCTCGAACCATTCACAGCCTGAATGATTATTGGAGTGAACGAAATGGACGCGTACACGGGAATCGCGATCGCCAATGCCGCGGTCGCGCTGATCTCGGGAATCTCGAGCGTGGTGGGCATGGCCCGGCCCGCGCTGGCGGTGCCGGACGGCGGCCAGATCAACGCGGGCACAAGGTTTTTCGCCTACGGATACGGGCCCGGGCGGTACCGCTGAGCGTCGTGCTGCTGATCCTGCTCGCGGTCGGAACCCGCGGCGGACTCGCGCCGATCCTGGTGGTGGCGGGGCTGGCACAGATCGGGGACGCGATCATCGGTGGGGGACGGCGCAATTGGCCGATGGCGGCGACCTGCGTCGGACTGGCGGCGGTGCACCTGCTGTCCGCCTGGTGGCTGGCCGGACAGTGAATCCCCCTGCGCGACAGAGGAATTCGCCGTGTCAGCTGTATTCGCTGATCAGCAGCGCCCAGGTGCCCGGCACCAGGGCCTCGAAGACGTGCGGCATGTCGCCGGGATAGCAGATGTAGTCACCGGGTTCGAGCTCGACCGGATCCTCGGCGAGGCCGACCTTGGCACGACCGGCGCACAGGACGATGTGCTCGACCACGCCACGCGAGTGCGGGGCCGAATCGCGGGGATGGCCGGGTTCAGCGGTGACGCGATATACGTCACGGCGGGCGGCCGGCGGGGAGGCCGCGAGCAGCGTGGTCCGGTACTCCGAGTGCGCCGAGGCGAGCACAGGACCCTCGCCCGCGCGAATGACCTGAACCTGCGGTGTCGGCGGATCCAGCAGCCGCGAGAACTGGATGTCCAGAGCCAGGCAGAGCGCCCACAGCGTTTCGATACTGGGGTTTCCGGAGCCCGATTCCAGCTGGGACAGTGTGGATTTCGCGATCCCGGCCCGGCGAGCGACCTCGGTCAGCGAGAGTCCGGCGCGCGCCCGTTCCCGGCGCAGCGCGGCGGCGATCGCCTCCTGCGGGGACGAGGGGATCGCGTCCTGTGGAGATGCCGACGCCTCCGGGGGAGACGCCGGCGCGGAGCGGTCGGGCTGCTGGGTCATGGTGGCGTTCACAGTACCGGCCGCGTGGGCCGCGACCTTTCCTCCGGCACGCCCCTTTGACGAACCCCACCGGGTGTGTTCATTATAGAAAACATGCGTTCGGCATGGCGAACACTCGATCGGGGTGTGCTCACAGGTATCGCGGCGATCTGCCTGGCAGTCGCCATGATCGGCGTGTCCTACGGCGCTACCGCGGTGACGTCGGGACTGCCCGGCTGGCTGCCGGTCCTGCTGAGCATCGCCGTCGTGGCCGGGGGCTCGGAATTCGTCTTCATCGGCATTCTCACCGCCGGCGGCGGCCTGGTCGCGGCCGTCCTGGCCGGACTCCTGGTCAACGCCCGGCACGTACCCTACGGCCTGTCCGTTCCCGACGTGGTCGGCACCGGCTGGCGGCGACTGGTCGGCACCCACGTCATGAACGACGAATCGGTCGCCATGGCCCTCGCACAGCCCGACCGCGACCGCCGCCGCGCCGCCTACTGGGTATGCGGCCTCGCCGTCGCCGCCGCCTGGCCCCTCGGCGCGGCGATCGGCGCGGCCCTCGGCGCGATCGTGCCCGACCCGAACATGTTCGGCCTCGACGCCGTCTTCCCCGCCGTCCTCTTCTCCCTGGTACTGCCCGCCCTGCGCGACTCCCTCACCCGCACCGCCGCACTGGCCGGCGCGGCCGTCGCCGCGGCGACCACACCGTTCCTCGGTGCGGGCCTGCCGGTTCTGCTCGCCTTGGCGGCCGTCCTGCTGGTCGCGCGGCGAGCAGGGAGCGGAGAGGCCGAGGGCACAGCCACCCCCAACCAGATCTCGAATATCGCGGAACAGGGTGTGGACGCGACGAACCACCACTCCGCTCGGATCGGGGATCACGCCGCAGGCACCGTGCATCAAGCCGTAGCAACCGGCGGTACGACGGCCGCGACCACTACGGCTACTGTGGCCGGGATTGTCTGATGCGGACCGAAGCACGGCCGCCTAACCCTGTGAGCGCGGCACGATGACCAAGACGCTGTTGCTGGCCACCATGGCCTTGGCGCTGGGCACCTTCGCGTTCCGGTTCGCCGGGCCGTTGTTGCGCAGCCGGATGCGGATCTCGCCGCGTACCGTCCGGCTGTTGGAGATCGCCTCGGTCGTATTGCTCACCGCGCTGGCCGTCACCACGCTGATGCCCTCGGGCGGCAGTCAATTCGGGTGGGCGCTGCCCGCGGGCGTGGTGGTCGCGGCCGTGCTGGCCTGGCGGCGGGCGCCATTGTTGGTGGTGATCCTGTCCGCCGCCGTCGTGACCGCCGGGCTTCGCGCTTTCGGCGTGCACTGACCGCTGCACTGACGTCTCGACCCGCGATCAGCGCGGGTGAGCGCTCAGCCGTGCAGCAGGTCCGCGAGGCGGGACCAGGCATCCTCGGCGAGTTCGGGGCGGTACCAGTCCCGGCCGGGGTAGACGAAGCCGTGTGGCGCGTCCTCGTAGACCACGATCTCGTGCGGAATGTTGTTCGCGGTCAAGGCTTCTTCGAGTTCGTCGCGGGCCTCGGGATCGATCAGCGGGTCCAGGCCGCCGAAGAACAGCAGGATGCGTCCGGTGATGCCGGAGGTCGATTCGATGGTCGGTTCCGGCGTGGAGAGGGGAATGTCGGTGTTGGTGAGCCAGCCGGGGTAGAAGGCGGCGGTGACGGCCAGCGGGAGCTGGGTCGCCGCGTAGTAGGCGATGTGCCCGCCCGCGCTGAAACCGACCATGTTCACCGACGTGGCTTTCCGGGCGCGGAGTTCGTCGAGGCACGCGCTGATGTCGGCGAGCACGTCGGGGCGGCGCAGGGTGTGGAGCAATTCCAGGCCGCGGTCGCGGCCCTCTCCCCCGAACTCCAGATCGGCGCGCGGGGCCGTCCGGTGGAACAGGTCGGGCAGGATGGCGATCGCGCCCAGGGCGGCGATGCGCTCGGCGGCCTGCTTCGCGGTCGCGTGCAGGCCGTAGATCTCGTGCCCGACAACGACTCCCGGATAGGCGCCGGGCTCGGCGGGGTAGGCCACATAGGCGCTCATCACGGTGTCGCCGACCTTCAGGTCGACCCACCCGGTTTCGATCGCGACAGCAGTCATGCTGACCAACGTAGCGCCGCGAGCCCGAAGACTGCCACCCGATCCGGGGCCGCACTCCATCGAATTTCCGCTGGGCCCCATCAGCTTTCGCCGCACACCCCGGCGTTCATCCGCCGGATACCGCAGCGTTCATCCGCCGGGCACCGGGACGTTCAGTGCGTCAGCAGTGGGAGGGCGGGACCGCGGCGGCGGGCCACCGACCCGTAGCGGGCGTCCAGTCGCAGCCAGGTGCGGGCGGCGCGCACCCGCACGATCTCGTCCACCGAGATGCGCCGGGAGTCGGTCTTCTCACCGCCGTGCGGAATGAAATCCATGGCGGCCAGCGCGAACACGACCCGCATCGGCACCTCGACCTGCTCGCCACCGCCGGAGACGGTGAGCACCGTCTGATCCAGCAGCGCGGCCGGCGGACCGTGCTTGCCACCGTGCTCCTGCGCCACTTCGGCTCCGCGTTCGGCCAATTCGACCAGCATGCGGGCCGGGACGTCCTCCACGTGCACGAACCCGGACTCCGGCGGCAATGCCCCGTGCCAGGCCGAATCCATCGCGAAGCCGAGGCCGAACCCGCTGCCCGCGCCGGCACCGTGCAGGCCCGCGAGGATGGTGTCCGCGCCGATGGTCACGTCGTCGATCCCGAGTTCGGCCACCACCGTGCGCACCGCCAGCGCCTCGAATCCGGTGGCGGCCCAGGCGGACACGAACCGGTCGCCGCGCCGGCGCAGCCGAATGACCGCCGCCGGGTCCAGGCGCAGGGCGTGGGAGAGGAAGGCGGCCAGGTTCTCTCGTTCCGCGGGATCCGGAACGTGCAGGGTCAGTTGTCCCGACAAGGTCGTAGTCGGGTCAGTCGGCCAGCCACAGCGCCAGGTAGTCGCGTTCCTCGGTGGTGAGGCGGCGCAGGCGCTGGGTGTCGATGTCGAAGGCGGCCAGCTGGGTGGACGCGATCACCGCGGCCGGGGAGTCCGGGGCCGCGCCCGCGGCGCGCACCTCGTAACCGACGGTGAAGTCCACCGCGCGCAGCCGCGAGATCCACATGGACACGTCCAGCGGCGAATCCTCGTGCCGCAGCTGGCCCTTGTACTGCACCCGCAGATCGGCCAGCACGCAGCCGGCCCGCAGCTTGACGGTCGGTCGCTCGTCGAGGAACAGCCACGGGATGCGGGCCTCCTCCAACAGGGTGACCATGCGGGCGTGGTTGATGTGCTGGAAGGCGTCCATATCGGACCAGCGCACCTCCACCGTGGTGTGGAAACGGCTGGGCACAGCCTGATCCGTCACACCGGCCGCATGGCCGTTCAGCGAATCGACACTCGTCAACGCGGTACCTCCGATTGCGCTCCCACCCCACTCACCATGCTGCGCACCTGCCGCGCCGCAACCGACAGCGTGGCCAGATCGTGGGTTCCGGACTCGAACAATTCCGCCAGGGCAGAGCGAGCTCGGCCCAGTCGGGACTGATTCTTCGACTCCCAGTATGCAATCTTCTCCTCGGCGGTCTCTTCCGGGTCACCGGCGGAGAGCACATCGAGGGTGAGCGAGCGCAGTGAACCGTACATGTCGTCGCGCAGCGCGAGGCGGGCAAGCGCATGCCAGCGGTCGCCGCGTTCCAGGTGGCTGACCGCCTGCAACAGCCAATCGATCTTGAGGTGATCGTTGAGCGCGTAGTACAGCGCGCCGACCTCCTCACCGCTGCGATCGGTGATGTCGGCGATGTCCAGCACATCCAGCAGCGGGAACTGGTTGAGCAGCCCGAACACCGTGATGGCCAGATCGGTGGGCACGCCCTGCTCGACGATGGCCTGCGAGTGCTCGTTGAGCGAGTCGATGTGGTGGCCGCGCAGCCAGCCCGGCACCTTCGGCGAGAGCGTGCGCACACCCTGGGCATAGCGGTGGATCTCCGCGCCCACCGCCACCGGCTGCGGGCGGTTGTTGAGCAGCCAGCGCGAGGCGCGGTCCAGGGTGCGCTTGGTCTCCAGCTCCAGCACGTCCTTCATGGCGGTGGAGACGTCGGCGACGCGAATGGTGTTCCACACCGTGTGCAGGTCGAAGATCTGCGTCGCGGCGGTGAAGGCGCGCACCGCGTCCGAGGCCGAGGCCCCGATCTCCTCGCCCAGCCGGAAGGCGTAAGTGATGCCGCCCAGATCCACCACCTCGTTCACCAGCATGGTGCTGGTGATCTCGCGGCGCAGACGGTGCCGCTTGATGGCCGCGCCGAAGCGGGTGCGCAGCGGCGTCGGGAAGTACTGCGAGATCCGCGCCGAGAAGTAGGCGCTGTCGGGCAGGTCGCTGGCCAGCAGGTCGGCCTTGAGCGAAAGCTTCACGTGCGCCATGAGATTCGACAGCTCCGGCGAGGTGAGCCCGACGCCCTCCTCGAAGCGCTGCTTGAGCTCCACCTCACCGGGCAGCGCCTCGAGCTCGCGGTCCAGACCCCGGCGGTCCTCCAGATCCTCGATGAGCCGCTCGTGCACATTGAGCATGTTCGGGGCCTCGGCGCGGGACATCCCCATCAGATAGTTCTGGGACACGTTGTCCTGCAACACCAGCGCCGACACCTCGTCGGTCATCGAGGCCAGCAGCGGATTGCGCTCGGCCTGCGACAGCTCGCCCGCCGAGACCACGCCGTCGAGCAGGACCTTGATGTTGACCTCGTGGTCGGAGCAGTCCACGCCCGCGGAGTTGTCGAGCGCGTCGGTGTTCATCTTGCCGCCGTGCCGGCAGAACTCGATCCGGCCCAGGGCGGTGACGCCCAGGTTGCCGCCCTCGCCGATGACGTTG from Nocardia tengchongensis includes:
- a CDS encoding MarR family winged helix-turn-helix transcriptional regulator, which produces MNDVKKPTGLPRTVAFRLGTVGAVVADRFAARIEELDLKPKHAGLMTALSHGEAASQQELAGRLGVAPSLVVALADHLERLGAIERVRDPGDRRRQVLRLTAHGHTLLAACEQAARELDDELTAGMTAEQRTALQRALGVLAAEAGLPTGE
- a CDS encoding helix-turn-helix domain-containing protein yields the protein MTQQPDRSAPASPPEASASPQDAIPSSPQEAIAAALRRERARAGLSLTEVARRAGIAKSTLSQLESGSGNPSIETLWALCLALDIQFSRLLDPPTPQVQVIRAGEGPVLASAHSEYRTTLLAASPPAARRDVYRVTAEPGHPRDSAPHSRGVVEHIVLCAGRAKVGLAEDPVELEPGDYICYPGDMPHVFEALVPGTWALLISEYS
- a CDS encoding AzlC family ABC transporter permease, whose translation is MLTGIAAICLAVAMIGVSYGATAVTSGLPGWLPVLLSIAVVAGGSEFVFIGILTAGGGLVAAVLAGLLVNARHVPYGLSVPDVVGTGWRRLVGTHVMNDESVAMALAQPDRDRRRAAYWVCGLAVAAAWPLGAAIGAALGAIVPDPNMFGLDAVFPAVLFSLVLPALRDSLTRTAALAGAAVAAATTPFLGAGLPVLLALAAVLLVARRAGSGEAEGTATPNQISNIAEQGVDATNHHSARIGDHAAGTVHQAVATGGTTAATTTATVAGIV
- a CDS encoding AzlD domain-containing protein, translated to MTKTLLLATMALALGTFAFRFAGPLLRSRMRISPRTVRLLEIASVVLLTALAVTTLMPSGGSQFGWALPAGVVVAAVLAWRRAPLLVVILSAAVVTAGLRAFGVH
- a CDS encoding dienelactone hydrolase family protein; this encodes MTAVAIETGWVDLKVGDTVMSAYVAYPAEPGAYPGVVVGHEIYGLHATAKQAAERIAALGAIAILPDLFHRTAPRADLEFGGEGRDRGLELLHTLRRPDVLADISACLDELRARKATSVNMVGFSAGGHIAYYAATQLPLAVTAAFYPGWLTNTDIPLSTPEPTIESTSGITGRILLFFGGLDPLIDPEARDELEEALTANNIPHEIVVYEDAPHGFVYPGRDWYRPELAEDAWSRLADLLHG
- a CDS encoding thioesterase family protein yields the protein MTDQAVPSRFHTTVEVRWSDMDAFQHINHARMVTLLEEARIPWLFLDERPTVKLRAGCVLADLRVQYKGQLRHEDSPLDVSMWISRLRAVDFTVGYEVRAAGAAPDSPAAVIASTQLAAFDIDTQRLRRLTTEERDYLALWLAD